The sequence below is a genomic window from Flagellimonas marinaquae.
GTGGCCTTGGCCCATATTTTCTCTTTTTCAAAATTAAGGTTAAAACGTGTCACTAGAGGTGGGGTCAACGGCAGGGATTCATTCAAATCCTTGTTTTTTGCATAAACATAGGACAACTCTGTTTTAAAGCTAAAGTCCTCCAAAAATGCCAACTCTCCATAAACTTCGAATCCTGTTTTGTATGCATCGTCCAAATTCACGAACCGTTTAACTTCGGTCGGTTCTGCCATTGGCATATATTTTTTGTCCAAAGTTGGGTCAATTACCGGAACAATATAGTTGTCGTAAATGGAATAATAAACCGATGCTCCATAGTCCAAACGGTTAAAAAAGTAATTCTCAAAGTCTGTTTTTGTTTTGATCCCCAGCTCAAATTGATTATTTACCTCGGCATCCAGATTGGGATTTCCCACATATTCGAATGGGTCCTGCCCCACAGTAAAGTGGTTGATATACCTCTCGATCATGTTCGCTGATCGCACACCTCTACCAAAGGCCAACTCTAACAAGACATCCGAAGACACCATATATTTGAAGGAGGCTGTTGTACTTATATTGTGCTCGGTTCGAGTATCCAAATCGGGATATTCTGCGATAAAATCATCGGAAGGGTCATCGGATTTGGAACGAACCATATCGTACCTTGCCCCGACGTTGAGCAAAAGCTTGGTGGATAACGGATATTTTGCCTCTACGAACAATCCGTAATCATCTATTTGGGAATCTTGCCAAACACCATCCACAAACTCCATGGGAGCGGGCAGTGGATCTCCCGTCATCATGTTCCTTTTCACCAAACGGGTTCTTTCACCCGTTCTTCCTACGGAGAATGCATCCAATCCCGTGTAGAGCTTTATATCTGAACCGGGGCGCCATTCCAATTCGACCCTGCCACCAATTGTAATCGCATCCACTTCCGAAACTGCCTCTGTCATCATAAAGCTAGGTCTCAGTTCGTTGGTCATTACATGATCTACCTTGGAACGGTACACCTTAGCGTTCAAGGTTTTTAATCCATCGGAAATATTGTCCAATTTATAATCTACCGAAAGTACGTTGCTATCGTCTATTTCGGTATCCATGGGCAGACCGGCATGCAGCACATCCCTTCCGAAGGATTGTCTAAAACCAACTTGCAATCTTTGGTTTTCCGTTGGATTAAAGCCTACTTGCACTCCATAATCCGTACTTCTGAATGATGATGGTATTTCGTTGCCATCCCCATCTTGGTAATTTCCAAAATCACGATACCCAAAGTTCAGGTTTACATCGAACTGCTCTCCAACATATTTTAAATTAGCGAAACTTGTAAGGGCGTTTCCATTGTTCTCGCCACCAAAATTAACGGTACCATGGTAACCTTTTGCTTGCTTTTCCACCTCTTGGGTCACCAAGTTTACAATTCCACCAAAAGTTGGACCATACCTAAAGGTATACGGCCCTTTTACAACTTCTACGCGTTCAATCTCCTCGGGAATTACATGGGTGGTTATGGGATCCATTCGGTTGGGGCAGGCATGCATAACTTTGGTACCGCCATTGAACTGGACATTCAATTGCTCGTATTGGGAAGCACGAAACGATGGGTCTATTGCATAATTCCCCCGTTTGATCAACCCAAAGCCATTAATGTCCTTAAATAGATCGGCTACATTTTTGGATTGCACAATTTTTCGCGCCGGCTCACTTTTAAAGGTAGAAAAAACAGGGTCTGTCTTTCTCTTTCCTTCTACCAGTACTTCGTCCAATTGCACCGGCTCTTTGGTCAAGGTATCTTGTTCGGTAGACTGTTGCGCGTACAGCACACCGGTACCCATAAGCAAAACACATAGTTTTGCCAGTATACTTTTATTCATTTTGATTATTGTTTAAGATTTAACATGCATGGTCCAGGCTACAGACCATTTTCAGAAAAAAACCTTAAACCCTTGGTGGTTCTAATGGGGTATCGGTAAAACTATATGTGTAGTGATCCTTGTGATAAAATACGTTTAGACCGTTTTCATCACTACGGAAAAGAAAAACTTTAGGCAATTCCATATAAAACACCAAAACCTCCTCCCAACCAATTTGTGGAAAGGGCTCGTCGTCTTCGGTTTGTGCGTTGAGCATTTGTGCCAAAACACATTTTCCATCACAGTTCAATTCGGGCACATCCTTGTTTTCGCAAAGTTGTTCTACAAAACCTTCCCTATCCAAACTGTAATACACATACATGGAAGAAAAACGAAGATTGCTCATCAGTATTAAGCTGATGAACAAGCCCGTATAAACTGTTCTAAAATTGAATATGGAAACAATTCTTCGCAAAAACATGAATTTGAAAGCAAATATATTCGTAGTCCCTATTGTTTTTTATGACAAAAATCATCTTACCGGATTTAATGATTGCGAATTGTATGATAGTGTTTGTGGTATGGTTATTTTTGTGCAAAATTTGTACACAATGAAAAAATTCCAAGCCATTTTAATTTGCTCTGTCCTATTCTTGAGTTTTTCCTGTAAAGAGGAAAAAAAATCGACGGAAGAGTCCTCCCAAATGAAAAAGGTAATGGCCATCCATGACGAGGTAATGCCTAAGATGAGCACCATAGGAAAGCTTGTTGGCGAAATAAAGCCAAAAGTGGATTCCACCGAAATGGGACAGAATTACGAAGTAGCCATGAAGGATCTACAAGAAGCCAATAGGGCCATGATGGACTGGATGAAGGATTTTGGAGACAGGTTTGACCACGAAGAAATATTGGAAGGAAAAGAGCTTTCCGAAGAAAAGCAACAGTGGCTGGACGAAGAAGAGGAAAAGGTAAAAGTGGTGAAGGACAAGATCAATGGCAGCATTGAGCGCGCGCAGGCACTGCTTGCCAAGGATACTGTGCAATAATCAGTTTTTCCATTCCAGACTTTCCATAATTTTCCTGATATCGTTCTGCAGATATATAGCGGCCGGTAAAATGGAATCGTAATTGGGTTTTGCGTAAAAATACAGGGATCCGGTTACAAAGTGGTTAATACTGTCCGTTACATAAAACTGGGATTGCGATGCGGCATTGCCACTTACTTCATAAAACATCCCATAGACCTTTTTCTCGGCATTGATAAAAGGTTGCTCAACAATATTGTCGGCCTTGACCACATGTTCGTACGACAATTTTTGTGCATCTACCAATAAGGTATCCAGGTTACCCCGCACAGGCTTGTACGTTAAATATATAGACCCGTTCATAATAGGATAGTCCAGAACCAAAGAACAATCCTTGTTTTCTTTTATATTGGAAAGTGTGTTCTTATTAAAGGTGTATACACAGTCGGCATCGGTAATTGTGTATTGGGCGGTTGGATAATCCAAATGCAACATGGCCTTGGGCTTTGGCAACACATCATCCTTACAGCTTAAAAATAGGGAGGTTACCATAACTAAAATCAAAATTTTATGTTTCATGTGGCAATGTAACTTTTATTCGTTTTAATCTTTTCTTGTCCATGCTCTCCACAATAAAGCGGTAGTCCTTGAACATAACTTTTTCTCCGATCTTGGGAAAACTGCCCGATATTTCCAACACAAATCCCGCTATGGTCTCGGATTCTCCTTTCTTGCTCTCGAACTCCTCTTCTTCTTCAATTTTTACGACCCGATAGAAATCCTTTAAGGCCGTTTTGCCATCGAAAACATAATTATGGTCGTCCAATTTGGAGAATACCAGATCTTCGTCGTCGAACTCATCACTAATATCCCCAACGATCTCCTCTATTATATCTTCCAAGGTAACAATTCCAGAGGTGCCGCCATATTCGTCCACGACCACGGCCAAATGGTTCTTTTTTTCCTGAAACTCTAGCAACAAATCGTCCAATTTTTTGTTTTCCGGGACAAAGTAAGGCTCTCGTATCAAGGACATCCAATTAAAGGTTTTTCTATCGATATAAGGCAAAAGGTCTTTCACGTAAAGTACACCCAAAACATTATCCATATTTTCCGAAAATACCGGAATTCTAGAATAGCCGTTTTTCTTTATCTCCTCGATTACCTCCGGGAATTTCATTTTCTCGTTGACGGCAAAAATATCTATCCGCGGTCGCATTACCTGCTTGGTATCGGTATTGCCAAACGTTACGATGCCTTCCAATATTTTCTGTTCTTCTTTGGTGGTATCCCCCTCGGAGGCCAGTTCGAGCGCTTGCGATAGGTGATTAATGCTTAAATTGGATTTTTTCTTTCCCAACTTATCTTCCATGTATAATGTAATCGACCGCATTGGGGAACTTAAAGGGGTAAATATATAATTGAGTCCTTTTAGTGGAATGGCCATAAAATGGGAAAACTGAACACGATTGCGGTTCGCGTAGATTTTGGGCAAGATCTCACCGAACATTAATATTAAGAAAGTGGCCACTACCACTTCCAATAAAAAGCGCAAGGTTCCTTCGATTCCTTCAAAAATGGTATCGCCAATGGAACTAAATAGTAGAACAATTCCAATATTGATGGCATTGTTGGTGATCAGTATGGTGGCCAGCAACTTTTTGGGCTTGTCCAACAATTGTACAACAAGTTTGCCTCGTTGGGAATCGTTTTCCTGCATTTCGTTCAAATTGGTCTGCGAGAGACCAAAAAGTGCCACTTCTGCGGCCGAAATTAATGCGGAGCATGCCAATAGCAGTACCAGCACAACAATTTTTAAGGTGAAGAGTCCACTAAAAGTGGTAAGATAAATTGCCAAACTATGGGGCTCGGGATCCAATTTAATATTGCTTTTTTAATCTTTAGTTCTTAGAATGGTAGGTCGTCATCCTCTTCTTCTGAATTTTGAATAGGCGCCGAAGGTCTTTCCTGCTTGGATGGTTCTTGGTAGTTCGAAGACGACGGGGATGTCTGTGCATTCACCGTTCCTCCTTGTCCGGCGGACAGGCTTTCCTTTTTGGTCGTTAAAAAGGTAAAATCCTGTACGTGTACTTCGGTAGTGTATCGGGTATTTCCGTCCTCACCCTGCCATTGTCTGTTTTTTAAACGGCCCTCCACATATACTTTATCGCCTTTGCTCAGGTATTTTTCACAAATTTCAGCAGCCTTGTTCCGTACCACAATGTTGTGCCAATCCGTATTGGTAACTCTTTCGCCCGTTTGCCTGTTGGTATAGGTCTCGTTGGTGGCCAAGGGAAATCTGCCGATACAATTGCCTCCTTCAAAGTAGTGTACTTTGACTTCGTCCCCCAAATGCCCGATCAGCATTACTTTGTTTAATGTTCCGCTCATATTTCTTTAATTAATCAAAAGTACTAAATTTTAAATGTCTTGATAAAATCTGCTATCAAAACTGGTACAGGAAAATCGCCTATCTTTTTCCAGGGCGTTCCCTCCTCTAAGATATAGGAAGTTTTTAGGATCCAAAATTTTGTGTGCAAATGTTGATGGGACAATTTGTGCACAATGGTTTCATTATTATATAAGGATAAGGACTCATATTCCGGCAATTGGCCATTCCCTTGGATTAAAAGTTTTAGTTCCTCCGCCTTAAGGTTCTTATCGGACTCTACAAGAGGAAACTGATACAGATTTTGCCAAATACCCTTTGCTGTTCTTTGCTCCAAGATGGTATTATTTTCCGGATCGATGGGAATTACATAATTAAAATAGCGGTTCTTTACCTTGGTCTTGTTCAGTTTTAGAGGTAGCTCACTCACTTTTCCATCTTTGACAGCTACACAACTTTCCTGCAAGGGGCACAATAAACAGTAGGTTTTTTTGGGGGCGCATTGTACGGCTCCAAATTCCATTATACCTTGATTGTAATCCCTAATGTTCCCTGAATCCATTACCTCTCGGGCCAATTCCTTAAAATATCTGATGCCCTTGGTACTATTAATAGGTATATCTACTCCAAAATATCGGGACAATACACGATATACATTTCCGTCCACAACCGGTTCCGGAGCATCAAAACAAAAAGATGCAATGGCACTTGCGGTGTAATCGCCAACCCCTTTTAACGTTTTTAACTCTTTATATGTATTGGGAAATTGGCCATCAAAATTGTTCGCTACTATTTTTGCTGTGGCATGCAGGTTTCGCGCTCGGGAATAGTATCCTAGCCCCTGCCATAGTTTCAACACTTGTTCTTCTGGTGCTTTGGCAAGATCTTGAACCGTTGGGAAAGCATCAACAAATCGCAAATAATAGGGCATACCTTGCACAACGCGAGTCTGTTGGAGTATAATTTCCGATAACCAAACCTTATATGGGTCACGTGTTCTTCTCCATGGCAGATCTCTCTGATTTTCATGGTACCAATTCAGGATTTTTTGGGCAAAACTCATCAAAGAAAGTAATAAAGGTCAAATGTATCAGTTTATATACTTAAAATTAAAGGGTTAAAGGGAAAGATTAATTATAATGTTTATATTTGCAAGCCGAAAAAAATTAGAAAATTAATAAGACGAAATGACGAAAGCAGATATTGTAACTAGGATCTCAGAAAAACTAGGTATTGAAAAAGGAGACGTGCAAGCGACAGTTGAATCCTTTATGGAGGAGGTTAAATCATCTTTAGAGAATGGAGACAATGTTTATTTAAGAGGTTTTGGTAGCTTTATCATCAAGACCAGAGCGGAAAAAACAGGTAGGAACATTTCCAAGAACACTACCATAAAAATTCCTGCACACAATAT
It includes:
- a CDS encoding TonB-dependent receptor domain-containing protein, with amino-acid sequence MNKSILAKLCVLLMGTGVLYAQQSTEQDTLTKEPVQLDEVLVEGKRKTDPVFSTFKSEPARKIVQSKNVADLFKDINGFGLIKRGNYAIDPSFRASQYEQLNVQFNGGTKVMHACPNRMDPITTHVIPEEIERVEVVKGPYTFRYGPTFGGIVNLVTQEVEKQAKGYHGTVNFGGENNGNALTSFANLKYVGEQFDVNLNFGYRDFGNYQDGDGNEIPSSFRSTDYGVQVGFNPTENQRLQVGFRQSFGRDVLHAGLPMDTEIDDSNVLSVDYKLDNISDGLKTLNAKVYRSKVDHVMTNELRPSFMMTEAVSEVDAITIGGRVELEWRPGSDIKLYTGLDAFSVGRTGERTRLVKRNMMTGDPLPAPMEFVDGVWQDSQIDDYGLFVEAKYPLSTKLLLNVGARYDMVRSKSDDPSDDFIAEYPDLDTRTEHNISTTASFKYMVSSDVLLELAFGRGVRSANMIERYINHFTVGQDPFEYVGNPNLDAEVNNQFELGIKTKTDFENYFFNRLDYGASVYYSIYDNYIVPVIDPTLDKKYMPMAEPTEVKRFVNLDDAYKTGFEVYGELAFLEDFSFKTELSYVYAKNKDLNESLPLTPPLVTRFNLNFEKEKIWAKATYTLTSEQSDIALSFGEQVTDGYGVVDLSFGARPFKHFTVGVAASNIFDATYNNHLNFSFVNQADFGRVPINDPGRNLSAFVQYKF
- the gldD gene encoding gliding motility lipoprotein GldD, which encodes MKHKILILVMVTSLFLSCKDDVLPKPKAMLHLDYPTAQYTITDADCVYTFNKNTLSNIKENKDCSLVLDYPIMNGSIYLTYKPVRGNLDTLLVDAQKLSYEHVVKADNIVEQPFINAEKKVYGMFYEVSGNAASQSQFYVTDSINHFVTGSLYFYAKPNYDSILPAAIYLQNDIRKIMESLEWKN
- a CDS encoding gliding motility-associated protein GldE, whose protein sequence is MDPEPHSLAIYLTTFSGLFTLKIVVLVLLLACSALISAAEVALFGLSQTNLNEMQENDSQRGKLVVQLLDKPKKLLATILITNNAINIGIVLLFSSIGDTIFEGIEGTLRFLLEVVVATFLILMFGEILPKIYANRNRVQFSHFMAIPLKGLNYIFTPLSSPMRSITLYMEDKLGKKKSNLSINHLSQALELASEGDTTKEEQKILEGIVTFGNTDTKQVMRPRIDIFAVNEKMKFPEVIEEIKKNGYSRIPVFSENMDNVLGVLYVKDLLPYIDRKTFNWMSLIREPYFVPENKKLDDLLLEFQEKKNHLAVVVDEYGGTSGIVTLEDIIEEIVGDISDEFDDEDLVFSKLDDHNYVFDGKTALKDFYRVVKIEEEEEFESKKGESETIAGFVLEISGSFPKIGEKVMFKDYRFIVESMDKKRLKRIKVTLPHET
- a CDS encoding single-stranded DNA-binding protein, with amino-acid sequence MSGTLNKVMLIGHLGDEVKVHYFEGGNCIGRFPLATNETYTNRQTGERVTNTDWHNIVVRNKAAEICEKYLSKGDKVYVEGRLKNRQWQGEDGNTRYTTEVHVQDFTFLTTKKESLSAGQGGTVNAQTSPSSSNYQEPSKQERPSAPIQNSEEEDDDLPF
- the mutY gene encoding A/G-specific adenine glycosylase; the protein is MSFAQKILNWYHENQRDLPWRRTRDPYKVWLSEIILQQTRVVQGMPYYLRFVDAFPTVQDLAKAPEEQVLKLWQGLGYYSRARNLHATAKIVANNFDGQFPNTYKELKTLKGVGDYTASAIASFCFDAPEPVVDGNVYRVLSRYFGVDIPINSTKGIRYFKELAREVMDSGNIRDYNQGIMEFGAVQCAPKKTYCLLCPLQESCVAVKDGKVSELPLKLNKTKVKNRYFNYVIPIDPENNTILEQRTAKGIWQNLYQFPLVESDKNLKAEELKLLIQGNGQLPEYESLSLYNNETIVHKLSHQHLHTKFWILKTSYILEEGTPWKKIGDFPVPVLIADFIKTFKI
- a CDS encoding HU family DNA-binding protein gives rise to the protein MTKADIVTRISEKLGIEKGDVQATVESFMEEVKSSLENGDNVYLRGFGSFIIKTRAEKTGRNISKNTTIKIPAHNIPAFKPAKVFVEGVKTNVQVK